Part of the Brassica oleracea var. oleracea cultivar TO1000 chromosome C8, BOL, whole genome shotgun sequence genome is shown below.
AAAGAAAAAGGGAAATGATTAAGTTTTCAAGCTTGTCGGCGGAGGAGAAGGTCGTCCTCAAATCTGTCATCGCTCCAGTTTGCCGGCGGTGGAGATAGAGCCGGGCTTGACTCCATGCTTGTGAAACATTTGTTTAACTAAATATATATTAAATGTTTAATGTAAAATAGAAAAAAATATTAAAAAAAGATTTTAAAAATTATAATTATATAAAAAATTTTATAATAGACTAAAAGGTTATTATAAATCTGTAAGTAAACAAAAAATATTTTATCTTAAAAAAATAATTTTAAATTATTTTTTTTTCAAAAAATCTTTAATAAATAATTTTTTTTTTGTTTTGGATAGGGCCCCCAGAATTCAAGGTCCGGCTCTGTTGGGTGGAGGGTTCAGCGGTTTGTAATTTATGGCAGTTTTGTAATTTACGGCGGCTAGTAGGTTAGCTTTAGTTTGTATTTTTTTTTTCAATTTAACTTATTTGTAAACCTGTTTAAATTACAAACCGGTTTCAAATGTCTTGTAAACCGGTTTCAATATATATGTTTTATATATTTATTTGAATTTCTCACTTTCATATTTTCAAAATATCTTTTTGATAAGAAACTTTCTTTTTGCAAATCTCATAAACATTTGCTATGGAAATTAGTTCTCGCAATTTGCAAGGAAAATATTCCTTCACAAATCATCCCGTTTCTTGTGATGAGACTAAAATATCGAATAGTAGATAAAAGAATATTTAGATAAATCAAAATTTTGAGTAATTTATAGTACTAAATATAATAAAAATATACAACTCACTACATCGCTCTTGTTAATGATCTTTTACTCCCGTCACCAAAAAAATGATCCTTTGCTCCCACATGTAAGAATAACATAAGTTTATAAACTATATTATAGAAATTTATATACATATTTGTTTCTCGGTTTAATTTTGATTTTTTTCCCTAAGGATATAAGATCCACTTGAATAATTCATAGTGCCCCAACCAGAATATACATTTGTTTTCAGTTTGGTTCGATTTTCAGGATACATGTGTCTAGGCTTAATCTGAATCATAGAGAGAAAGAAATTTAAAAAACTTACCAGCATATGTGATAAATTGCAGAAACATGTGAAAACAATGTAAATATCTGAAAAAATTACCCGGAGAAGTTACTAAATTAGGTTTTGAATGGTAACGATCCGAATTGCACCGCACAACAGTTAATAATAACAAATATATATATATATATATATATTTTTTTTGTTAATATTAGGACTGCACCGCAGTTGTTCCGCATGTTATTCGGATCCTTAGTCTTGTTGTGTGCAAGATTATATGTGTAAAATATCAAAATTGGGTTTACAGTTATGTTTAGACGCATTTTAGCATGGGTGTAAGTTGTGTTTTTTTTGTGTCTCGTGGGTGTAATCCAAAATGAATGGAGCAAAATTACAATTTCAGTGGAACTACGTAAATAAATGAAAATAAAATTTCATCTTTTAGAGAAAAAGAGTATGAGTGTAATCTCCCTGAATGCCACCTATGTCCTCCAAGGTTGGAACCTGAAAGAGAAAAGCAATAATAGATATACCCCAGCAATAGGTTTATAAACAAACAAAAATAAACAAAACGAAGAAACTTCTTCACTATCTACATCGTCGACTTGTCAAACCAGAAAATTTTCCAATCACCCTTCCTAAAAAAAACTTATATATATAACTAAGAAAGAATATCATCTTTGTTATATCCATAGTTTAAAATCATGGAGATTAACAGTGAAGCAAATCAACCCGAAGAATCGTCCATAGGATTCACAAAATATCTAAATCGTCAAGGTGATTGGTTAGAGAAAACAAGAGGCAATCTGATGGTTGCAGCGACGGTCATAGCCGGTATGAGTTTTCAAGTTATGGTTAATCCTCCAGGAGGCGTTTGGCAAAGTGACATCTGTACTTCTGCACCTCCTGACAATTTGTCTTGTAAGGACAAAGCTGGAACTTCGGTACTGGGGGACAATAGTTCAAAGCGTGTGTTGTATCTTGGAATGGTTATTAGTAGTACGATATCGTTTTCTGCCTCTATGAGCCTAATTCTTCTCTTCTTCAGCGGGTTTCTACTGAGGTAAGAGATTAGTTGTATCAACTTTGTACAATACGTTTAGATTATTAATTTGAAAATTTTATGCCAATATGAGATTTGACAAGATATTATCGAACATGAAGTGAACTATATTAAGAATATTTTGAGATCAACTTTCTCCTTTTAACCTTTAAGGTTTTCATGCTTTTTACGGACTTACAATTTTGGTCAAATCTTGCTATCCAATTCATCTTCAGTATGAATTTTATATACACATATTGTTCAATATTCATGTAAATTGAGATTAAGGTGTTCACTTTGGTGTGTGTACCAACTATGTCAGCCAGTGGTTGACTTAGACTTACTCATGAAAACTCGTTTGATTGTTTTCTTAAAAAAGTCTTCATCTGATTGGACTTTCATGAATCATAGTTTTTTAATGGTTTACTCGTAGTGATAACTTTTTGGGGTTAAGACAAATTAAAACAGAAAACTTTAGTTATCTGATGTTACAGTTGTTTACAGGAACCGCGTGATAATGACAATTCTGGTAATGTTCATGGTAGCGGCAGTTCTTTGTATATCGGCAGCATTCTTCTTTGCAGTAGCTTTGGTTAAACCT
Proteins encoded:
- the LOC106310903 gene encoding uncharacterized protein LOC106310903, which translates into the protein MEINSEANQPEESSIGFTKYLNRQGDWLEKTRGNLMVAATVIAGMSFQVMVNPPGGVWQSDICTSAPPDNLSCKDKAGTSVLGDNSSKRVLYLGMVISSTISFSASMSLILLFFSGFLLRNRVIMTILVMFMVAAVLCISAAFFFAVALVKPDDPIIDYMLVIYFGFWVVLLVSILLIQLIRLLRRLICLICCCRPRRRRSPRQSTPTPAH